Part of the Chloroflexia bacterium SDU3-3 genome, GGGAAACCGGCGATAACGCCTGTCTCCATCGCCTCTCTGATACCGGCCTCGGCTGGCCCAATGTACTCGCGCGGGATCGAGCCGCCGACGATGCTATTGATGAACTCGAAGCCCTTGCCCGGCTCGTTCGGCTCGAAGCGAACCTTCACGTGGCCGTACTGGCCCTTACCGCCGGACTGGCGGACAAACTTGCTGTCGATATCGGCAGCCTGGGTGATCGACTCGCGGTAGGCCACCTGGGGCTTACCAACATTCGCCTCGACCTTGTACTCGCGGCGCATGCGGTCGACGATAACTTCGAGGTGAAGCTCGCCCATACCAGCGATGATCGTCTGGCCCGTCTCCTGATCCGAGGAGACCTGGAAGGTCGGATCCTCTTCCGAGAGGCGAGCGAGCGCCATACCCATCTTGTCCTGGTCCGACTTGGTCTTCGGCTCGACGGCCAGCCGGATGACCGGCTCGGGGAAGCGGATGCTTTCGAGCACGATCGGGTTCTCAGGATCGCAGATAGTGTCGCCGGTGAAGCTGTACTTGGGGCCGATGATCGCGGCGATATCGCCCGCGTAGACCTCTTTAATGTCCTCGCGGTGGTTCGAGTGCATCTGCACCAGGCGACCAATGCGCTCGCGCTGATTGCGGCTGGTGTTCAGCACATAGCTACCGGCCTCCAGCTTGCCCGAGTAGGCGCGGAAGTAGGCCAGCTTGCCGACGTAGGGGTCGGCCACGATCTTGAACACCAGGCCGGCGAAGGGCACATTCTCATCCGCAGCGCGGATGATCGGCTCGACGCCCTCTTCGCCAAGCACCTCGCCAGGGTGGGTACCCTGCACAGCCGGGATCTCCAGCGGCGAGGGCAGGAAGTAGACCACAGAGTCGAGCAGGCGCTGCACGCCCTTGTTCTTGAGGGCCGAGCCGCAGAGCACCGGCACCAGCTTGTTGTCGATGACGGCCTTGCGCAGAGCGCGGCGCATCTCTTCGAGACCAAGCTCCTCGCCCTCCAGGTAGAGCAGCATCAGCTCATCGTCGGTCTCGGCGATGGCCTCGATCATCTCCTGGCGAGCGGCCTCGACGCGCTCCTTGTACTCCGCCGGAACGTCCTCGAACTCCTCGTGGCGGCCAGCATCGTCGGTGTAGATGATCGCCTTGTTCTGCAGAAGGTCGATGATACCGCGGAAGCGGTCCTCAGCGCCGATCGGCAGCTGGATCTGCACCGGCTTTGCGCCGAGGCGATCCTTGATCATCTGCACCGTGCGCTCGAAGTTTGCGCCTGTGCGGTCCATCTTGTTGACGAAGCAGATGCGCGGAACGTGGTACTTATCGGCCTGCCGCCACACCGTCTCCGACTGCGGCTCGACGCCGGCCACGGCATCAAACACCACCACACCGCCATCGAGCACGCGCAGCGAGCGCTCTACCTCGGCAGTAAAGTCGACGTGTCCAGGAGTGTCGATAATGTTCACGCGGTAATCCTCGCCCGCAACCTGCCACGAAGCCGTGGTGGCCGCAGCCGTGATCGTGATCCCGCGCTCACGCTCCTGCTCCATCCAGTCCATGATAGCAGTGCCCTCATGGACTTCGCCGATCTTGTAACTGCGACCGGTGTAGAACAGAATTCGCTCGGTCGTAGTCGTCTTGCCCGCGTCGATGTGGGCGATAATACCGATATTTCGAATTCTTTCGAGCGGGTATTCTCGTGCCATACTGTTATATTTCTCCTCGACGCGTACGCTCAGACGACGCGCGGCCACATAGGCCGATGAGGGGTGCGCCGCGCCGCAGCGCCCGCGTAGCGCGGGGCGGCAGAAGCACCGCCCTTAGAATTTGCCATAGTGAGAGAACGCGCGGTTGGCCTCAGCCATACGCTGGACATCTTCCTTGCGCTTGATCGTGTTGCCGGTGTTATTGTAGGCATCCACAATCTCAGTCGCAAGCTTCTCGTGCATCGGCTTGCCGGAGCGGGCGCGAGCCGAGATCAGCAGCCAGCGCATCGCCAGCGCCTGGCGGCGGTCGGCCTTCACCTCGACGGGCACCTGGTAGGTCGCACCGCCGACGCGCTTGGGCTTGACCTCGATGGCCGGGCCAGCGTTGCGCAGCGCGATCTCGAACACCTCAATCGGCGTCTTGTTCAGCCGCTCGGCGGCCAGATCCAGCGCCTCGTAGACAATCTTCTGCGCCACGCTCTTCTTGCCGCGCTGCATCACCTTGTTGATGAACTGCGACATCGGCACGCTATTGAACCGAGCATCCGGCGCCGGGATTCGCTTTTCGATCGTTCCTCGACGGGGCATTCTTTCACCTCAATGCGTAGAGCGTCGTTCGTGTTGCCGCGCGTTGCCGCAATACCAAGGACGCACCACAATTCATTACTTCTTCTTGGCCGGAGCCGCGTTCTTCTTCGTACCGTACTTCGAGCGGCCCTGCTTGCGGTTGGCGACGCCCTGGGCATCCAGCGTGCCGCGCACGATGTGGTAGCGCACGCCTGGCAGGTCTTTCACACGACCGCCGCGGATGAGGACCACCGAGTGCTCCTGCAGGTTGTGACCCTCGCCCGGGATATAGGCGGTCACTTCCATATTGTTCGAAAGGCGAACGCGGGCGATCTTGCGGAGCGCCGAGTTCGGCTTCTTCGGGGTCATCGTGCGGACCTGCGTGCAGACGCCGCGCTTGAAGGGAGCACCCTTGCCACGGGTCATCTTGCCCTTCAGCGAGTTGTAGGTGAAACGCAGCGCGGGCGCCTTCGTCTTCTTCAAGACCGGCTTACGCGGCTTCCGAACGAGCTGATTAATAGTCGGCATCCTGTTACTTTCCTCCGTTCGACGCCTTCCGGGTTCCAAAGGTTCGTTCTAAAAACGATATCTTTTCGGCATCAAGCCGTTGGCAAAAAAAGATGGAACCCTGGTCTGGTACGCAGCCGCGACCGCGCCTTAGAATAGGGTTCACCACTACACTGCGTGCGAAACATAAAGTTAGAGCACAGCGATTTGGGAGTATACCACACGCGTTATGGCGTGTCAAACGAATATTTCACGTAGCCCATTCTCGATACGGAGATCGCAACCTTGGGTTGGGAAATCTCCTCCAGCGACAACGTGCAGGTTTTCGCATCTAGCAATTATGTCACATAGAATCAGGCAGCAACCCCAGGCCTGCGACTACAAGACGTAGGGATGCAGACCGGCGCAGATAAAGGGAGCGAACGGTGGCTCGCTCCCTTCTCGCTAGCTACTCTACCGAACGTCGCTAGGTATTAGATACGCGTCTGCGACCGATGAATGCGCACAGTTCGCACCATCATGGTCATACCCAGCAGGGCGAAGCCCATGAGCGGCACGCCAGTGCTGGTATCGGGCAGGGTTCCGGCAGCAGCCGCCCCAGCCACCACGGTTGCGGTGGGGGCCACAACAGCCGTGGCCGTAGCCGTGGCCGCCGCAGCGTCGGGCTGCGCATTAGCCGCCCCGCCAGCCGTATTGGTCAGCGTGCCCGTGCTGGTCACAGCGGCCGTACTGGTCAGCGTGCCCGTGCTGGTGATCACCCGCGACGCCACAGCGGTGGCGCTGGCGTCGGGCGTGGCCGTGGCCTGCAGCTGGGGAGCGCCCACCACCAGCAGCGACACAATATTCGAGTAAGCCTGGAAAGGCAGGCCGTCGGCGGTTAGGGCTGTCTGACCGACAATGGTGGTGCCCGCCGACACGCCCTTGCGCACCTTGGTGGCGATCACCACCTCGACACCCTCGCCGGGAGCCAGGGCTGCAAGCTTGAGCGAGACCGTATTGCCCGCTATGGTGGGGTCGCCGCCACGATCGGCCTTGGCGCTTACAATCTCTAGGTTGGCCGGCATCTCGCTTGATAGCTCTAGGTTGGTGTACTTATCGGCCCCAAGCGGGCGGTTATTTCGCAGCGCGACCACATAGTTTACGGCCTGTTCGGGGTAGGCGCTACCCCAGTCGCTGGCCATGCGGAAGTAGAGATCGCTATTGGGCGCAAGCACGGCTGGGGTTGGCGTCGCGCTGGGCGTCGGCGGAACCTGGGTAGCCTGGGCCTGCTCGGTCGATCTGGCCTGCTCAGTCGATCTGGCCTGCGTGGTGGCCTGCTGACCAGGGCGCGCGGTAGCCTGCTGGCCAGGGCGCGCGGTGCGCACCGGCCGCGCGGTGGGCGCAGCGGGCGCGGGTGCCGAGCCGCCTGGCTGTGGCACAGGCGGCAGCGGCGGCAGCGCTGGGCTGGTCGGCGTCGCGCTATCGCTGCCGCCACCGCCGCCACCACGATCATCATCGTCGTCATCGCTCTTCGACGTAGGCCGCGCTGTAGAATTTGGCCCGCTGGTCGGGTTCGAGCCAGGTGTGTTGGTCGGGTTCGAGCCAGGTGTGTTGGTCGGGTTCGAGCCAGGTGTGTTGGTCGGGTTCGAGCCAGGTGTGTTGGTCGGGTTCGAGCCAGCGGTCGGGCTAGGGCCATCGGTTGGCGTCACCCCAGTGCCAGTGGTCGGAGTCGCGGTGACCGCCGAGCCGCTGATATTGACGATCACATCATCCGATACATCGGTGGTACCCTGATTCTCGCCGCTCATGATCTGGCCAAGGGCGGCATTGCTGGCGGTATCCGATGAGACCGCTGCCTTTACTCGCACACGTAAAGTGATCAGCTCACCCGATTTTGTCACATTCAGGGTGCATGTCACCGTCGTTGTGCCCGAGCACGAGCCATTCGTCGCAGTAGCGCTAACAAACTCTAGGTTTGAATCTAGCTCATCGGAAACCTGCACCTGCTCGGCTGTCGTCGAGCTGGTAAACACCGTGATCGCGTAGCTAAATTCTGTCCCGGGGCGCGCGGCTGACACATCTGCAGACTTGGAAACAATCAGCTTCTTGCTGCCTGTGGGCGTATTTGTGGGAGCCTCGCTAGTCGACGTGGCGGTCGCCTCCACGGTGTCGGTCGGCGTGATGTTCGGGTCGGTCGTCGACGTGGCGGTTGCTTCCACCGTGTCGGTCGGCGTGATGTTCGGGTCGGTCGTCGACGTGGCGGTCGCTTCCACCGTGTCGGTCGCCTCCACCGTGTCGGTCGGCGCGCTGGTGTTGGTCGGCGTGACGTTCGGGTTGGTTGTGGCCGTCGGCCCGGCGGTGGCCGTCCCAGGCCCCGGCGTAATGGTCGCGCGCGCACGCCCTTCGCCAGAAGCAGCCGCATCGGGCACAACCTCGCTCGGCACAACCTCGCTCGGCACAACCTCGCTCGGCACAACCTCGCTCGGCACAACCTCGGCAGTGGCCGTATCCTGCTGCGTGCGATCGGCTGCAGGGGCTGAGGGCGGCGCGATCCAGCGGGTGGTCTCAGCATAGAGCGGGAACGCGATCATCGCGAGGCTGACTACGATCAGCAGCGCCTCAAGCGGCGTCCAGCGCGCCGTGCCACGCCGCGAGCGGGGCCGATTATTGCTTCTCATGGCGTATCCTTCCTACCGCGCCGGTCATTCGCCGGGTGACGGCGTCGAGTCAAGCAGATCCGCAACGACCACCAGCCGCTGCGTATCCCAGTTCGTACATGTGATAAGGGTAAGCTCGGGTTTCTGGCGGGATGCCAGCACCTCGACCTGGGTAGGCCAAACGCTGGTCGACTCGCGCACCCGGTAGTGAAAGCGCCAGCCGCCCGCATCGATATAGATATCATCCCCAGCAGCCAGCTGGGGCAAATCGCGGAACACCGCACCACGGATGCCAGCGTGGCCTGCCAGCACGGTATTGCCCTGGTCGCCCGGCAGCGCGGTGCCGTGCATAAAGCCTGCGGCATAGTCGGCCACCTCCCACACGCCGTCGATCACGAAGACCTCTTTCACTGGCGTGTCGAGGGCGATCTTGGGTACGACGAGGCGCGTTGGCGTGCGGGGCTGCTCGGCGGGCTTGGCGGCAACCGCCCCCGGTGCTGAAAGAAAGATATCGCCATCGCGGGCGCTGGGGCTAGAATAGGGCAGCAGCGCGGCCACACGCCCGGCCAGCGGATCGGGTGTGGCGCTAGGGGCTGGGGTGGCCTGGGCAGGCGAAGCCAGCGCCTGGTGCTGCTGCTGGGTGTGCAGCCAGTCGCGCAGCGGGCCATCGGCGACCCAAATGCCAAAGACCATCAGGGCGGCGAAGATCAGCACGCGCTCGGTGTGGGTGAGCACATGGTCAACCCATGTGCGCCGCAGGAAGCCGCTCAGCGTGTGGTCGCGCTGGCGCTCGATCGAGCGCAGCGCAACAGGCACCGGGCGATTGGCGCGCGGCGCGGGCGGGGTTTCGATCAACGCTTGCAGCAGGTCGATCTCTTCCTGGTTTTTGTTTCCCCGGCGCGAGCGAGGAGGAACCGCCATAGTGCGACCGCTTGATAGAAGTTGAGAAATGGTTGAATTAGCTGAACTGGCTGCGATTATACACGAACGATATGGCAGTTGCAATAGTACCTAGGTCTATTGCGATCTACAAAGTGTAACAGCTAGCTCTGGTGTAAAGAGATATCACAAGCTCGATAGCTTCATGGTCACAGCTGATGCAGGCCCGCATCCACGCCCACCGCCTCGCCCAGCGAGCGGAAGCCATCGCGGCGCAGCAGGTCGGCTAGGCCCTGCTTGAGCGTGCGCACCACGCCCGGCCCCTCGTAGACCATCACGGTGTAGATCTGCAGCATCGACGCGCCAGCGCGCAGGTGCAGGTAGGCATCTTCGGCGTTCATAATACCGCCCACGCCGATCACTGGCATATTGCCGCTGGTGGCGCGGTGCAGGTGCGCGATCAGGCTGCGGGCGCGCAGGGTCAGCGGTCGACCGCTCAGGCCGCCGATCTCGCCGCCTACAAAGCTGCGGATGCCCGCGCGCGACACGGTGGTGTTGCCCGCGATAAAGCCCGCCATCCCCGTACCCAGCGCCGCCTCGACCACCGCATCCAGCTGCGCGGGCGTCTCGTCGGGCGAGACCTTGACAAAGATCGGGCGGGGCTGCGGCAGCTGGCGGTTGCGCTCGGCCAGCGCGCCCAGCAGCTCGGCCAGGGCGGCGCGGTCGTGCAGCTTGCGCAGGCCGGGCGTGTTGGGCGATGAGATATTGACCGCCACATAGCGGCCAAACGACGCCAGCTGGTCGAAGGCGCGAACGTAGTCATCGCTGGCGCGGGCCAGCGGCGTAACCTTGTTCTTGCCGATATTGACGCCCACTAGGGCGTGGCCGCCAGCGCCGTGGCGCTCAAGGTTGCGGGTGGCCACATACATGCCCTCGCTGTTGAAGCCCATGCGGTTAACCAGCGCATCATCCCGCAGCAGTCGGAACATGCGGGGGCGCGGGTTGCCCGGCTGGGGCAGCGGCGTGACCGTACCGATCTCCACATGGCCGAAGCCCAGCATGGCTAGGCCGGGGATCAGCTCGGCCTGCTTGTCGAAGCCTGCCGCCATGCCAAACGGGTTCACAAAGCGCATGCCCGCGCACTCGCCTGCCAAGATCGGATCTTCAAAGTGGAACAGCGCCTCAAGCGCACGATGGGCGAGCGGGATGCGCTGGGCCAGCTTCAGCGCGTGCACGGTCTGATCGTGGGCCAGCTCGGGCGGAAAGCGGAAGATGATCGGCTTAAGAAGATGGTAGAGTGTCATAGTATCGGCTCTGCAAGGCATTACAAAAGGCAGCTTAAAAATCTACAGGTCGCGAAGATCGAACACCGGGCCATCCGAGCAGCGCATGCGCGTACCCACCCGCAGCTCGGCTGCGCACACGCCGCACGCGCCCGTGCCGCAGACAAACGGGCCATCCAGCAGGGCGCTGGCGAACCCACGCTCCCAGCGCAGCTTGGCCAGGCGCACCTGATCGCACAGCGTCGCCGCATCCTCGATAGGGAGGGCGGCGCACACTTGGTCGGCCCAAGCAATCAGCTCGGGGCGGGCGGCGGGGCGCGGCGGCTCGGGGCGGCGCTTGCCCTTGGCGGGCGCAGGCGCGGCGGGCGGCAGCAGCAGGCCCAGGGGCGAGCCAACGGTGCTCTGGTACTCGACCTCGTCGGGCAGCAGGAAGGCGGGCGGCAGCAGCGCCGGGTCGGCAGCACCGGCCAGCAGGGCGACGGCGCAGCCCCGCCGCACGCTCTGCGCGGCCAGCAGCAGCAGCGCACCCAGGGCATCGCCCTGGCCCACCAGCAGCAGCGTGCACGTGCGACGGTCGACCTCGAATCCGTGGCCAAATGGCCCCAGCACATCGATCGGCTCGCCGGGGCGGGCGCGGGAGAGCCAGCGCAGGCCGCGCTCGCTGGGCGCGTAGAGCAGGCCGATCTGGCCCAGCGACTCCTCGGCGGCGGCCACAAACAGCGGGCGGCGCAGCAGCGGGTCAGCGCTGTCGGCATCGGCGCAGCGCACCAGCAGGTACTGGCCGGGCCGGATGCTGCGGGCGATGGCCGGGGCGTGGAGCGTGAGCCACATCAGACCGCCAGCTGCGCGCTGCTCGGCCACAGGGAACATATGTTGCGTGATCATGAGCGTGCTGGGGCTGCCGCTACGCGCGCCAGCCCCACCTGTAGCGCCTAGTCTTTATCGGCGTCGTCGAGAATACCCTCCAGCTTGCTGGCCTGGCGCAGCATGCCGGTACCGACCCCAAAGTTGCCGCGTCGGAACGCGATCTCGCCGCCCACCATGGTCATCATCACCTGGCCCTTGAGCTGCTGGCCAGCCAGCGGCGTGTTGCGGCCCTTGGATGCGAAGTCCTTGGGGTCGACCATCCAGGTCTGGTCGGTATCGAAAATCACGATATCGGCCACCGCCCCTGGGCGCAGCGTGGCCGGGGTGCGGTCGAGCACGCTGGCGGGGCCTTCGGTGAGCTTGGCCACCATGTCCACCAGATCGATCTCGGCGCGGTGCACCAGCGACAGCATCAGGCCCAGCGCCGTCTCTAGGCTAGAGATGCCAGGCGCCGCCAGGCGGTACTCAACATCTTTTTCCACCATGCTCTGCGGCATATGGTTGGTGGCGATCGCGTCGATCGTGCCATCGCGCAGGCCCTCCAGCAGGGCCTCGACATCCTCCTCGCTGCGCAGCGGGGGGTTGACGCGCGTGCTGCTGTCGTAGGGCGGCAGCAGCGTGGGGTCGAACCAGCTGGGCAGGCCTAGGCCTGGCTCGCTCTTCTTGGCCCGCTTGCGCTTCTTGCCCTCGGGGGCAGGCGCGGGGCCGGTGGGCGGCGTGCTCTGCGCCAGCGAGCCGAGCACCCAGCGGTCGCTCAAGGTCAGGTGGTAGGGCGTCACCTCGGCGGTCACGCGGATGCCGCGCTCCTTGGCGTTGCGGATGAGCGCCACGCCGCCCGCCGTGCTCACGTGGCAGATGTGGATGTGCGCGCCGGTGAGCTCGGCCAGGGCGATGTCGCGGGCGATCATCACCTCCTCGGCGGAGGAAGGGTAGCCCTGCAGGCCCAGCCGCGTGCTGATCGTGCCCTCGTGCATGGCCCAGCCTTTGGTGAGGCGGGTGTCCTCGCAGTGGGCCATCACCGGCAGATTGAGCATGGCGGCGTAGGAGAGGGCGTTGCGCATCACCGCCGGGTCGGACACGGTGTGGCCAGCGTCGGAGAAGGCCACGCAGCCAGCCTCGGCAAGCTCGGCCATCTCGGTCAGGCGCTCGCCGCTGCGGCCCTGGGTGATCGCGCCGATCAGGTCGACCCGCACCGCGCCGCGCTGTCGCGCGATCTCGCGCACGTAGCGGGCCGTGCCAGCCGAGTCGATGGCGGGCTGGGTGGCGGGCATGGCGCACAGCGTAGTGAAGCCACCGCGCGCCGCCGCCTGGGTGGCGCTCTCGATCGTCTCGCGGTGCTCCTCGCCCGGCTCGCCCAGGTAGGTGTGCAGATCGATAAAGCCAGGGGCCACGATCGAGCCGCGCGCGTTGATCACCTCCACCTCGCCGGTTGGCTCGGCGGTCATGTTCAGGTCGGCCAGGTCGAACAGCTGCGAGACCTTGCCATCCTCGATCAAAATATTGCCAACCGTCGCAATGCGGCGGGCCGGATCGATAATATTGCCGTTTTTAATCAGATAGCGCATAACTCACTCCTCTTGTGTCGCATCATCGGCGCTGCGAAACCGCCCAAGCTACTCGCCCGCCAAACGGTAGAGCAGCGCCATACGCACCGCCACGCCATTTGTCACCTGAGTCTCGATCACCGACTGCGACGAGACCGCGACCTCGGGCATGATCTCCACACCCTCGTTCATCGGGCCGGGGTGCATCACAATCGCCTCGGGCGCGGCCTTGGCCATGCGCTCGGGCGTGATGGCGAAAAGGCGGTTGTACTCGCGGAGCGAGGGCAGCAGCCCGGCCTGCTGGCGCTCTTTCTGCAGGCGCAGGGTCATCACCACATCGGCCCCGGCAATCGCCTCATCCAGGTTGGATGTGATCGTCACATCGGGCCAAGTGGCCAGCCAGAACGCGGTGGGGCCAAGCAGCGTGGGCGGCGCGCAGAGCGTGACCTGCGCGCCCATCTTGGTGAGGCCCCACAGGTCGGATCGCGCCACGCGGCTGTGCAGGATGTCGCCCACGATCACCACCTTCAGGCCCTCGATCCGGCCAAAGCGCTCCTGGATGGTGAACAGGTCGAGCAGGCCCTGGGTGGGGTGGGCGTGGCGACCATCGCCCGCGTTGAGGATGGAGCCGTGGAAGTGCTGGGCCAGAAAGTAGGGCGCGCCCGCCTCGCTGTGGCGCATCACGATCACATCCGCGCCCAGCGCCTGCAGCGTGCGCATCGTATCCATCAGCGACTCGCCCTTCTCGACGCTGCTGCCCTTGGCGCTCATCGACACTACGTTGGCCGAGAGCGAGCGGGCCGCAAGCTCGAACGAGATGCGGGTGCGCGTGCTATCTTCAAAGAACATATTGACCACGTTCTTGCCGCGCAGCGCCGGAACCTGCTTAATCGAGCGCCCCAGCACCTCTTTCATGCTGGCGGTCGTCTCAAGCACCTCGGCGATCTCGGCGGCGCTGAAGTCATCCAGGTCGAGCACGTGGCGGCGGCGCGGCGCAGCCTCGGGCGCTGGTACGGTGGTCGTATTCTTGGCTGGCATCGGGGTTCCTTTCCCGGCTGGCTCGGCAGGGCCGCGCCTACCGAACAATAAAGACACCATCGTCTACGTGGTCGATCTCCTGCAGCTTGGTCTCGATCCGCTCCTCGCTGGATGTGGGCACATTCTTCCCCACAAAGTCGGCGCGGATGGGCAGCTCGCGGTGGCCGCGATCCACCAGCACGGCCAGCTGGGTGCGCTCGGGGCGGCCAAGGTCGCTCAGGGCATCGAGCGCGGCGCGCACGGTGCGCCCGGTGTAGAGCACGTCGTCCACCAGCACCACCACCCGCCCGGTGATATCGAGCGGGATGCTGGTGGAGTGCACCACCGGCGCAGGCCCGCGCAGCGCCAGGTCGTCGCGGTAGAGCGTGATGTCGAGCGTGCCGACCGGCACCTTCACGCCCTCGAAATCGAGCAGGGTGGCTGCGATCCGCTGGGCCAGAGGCACGCCGCGCCGCCGGATGCCCACCAGCACCACGTTGCGCACGCCCTCGTTGCGCTCGGCGATCTCGTGGCCAATTCGGGTGATCGCACGGCGGATGTCATCGACAGAGAGGATCTGCTTCTCGTTCATCGGGGAACCTCCGGTTAGGCCAGCGCACTGGCATCTACAAGCGGCAGCGGCGCACAGGGGAAGCGGGCATAAAAAAACCTCGTGCCTCCCACATGGGATGCCGAGGATCGCTGATAGCAGTCGGTTGTACGGCGCGCCAAACGCGCCTGCAGGTGTGTGTACATCTTGTTTACCTTCCCAACCTCACGGGATTGGCCTTAAAGGTTGGAAGTATCTTAGCACGCTCTCATGCGGGCGTCAACCGCACGCTACGCAGGGCCTCTGCGTTCTCGTTACCAAAACTCCAAGGCACCAAGGAAAACGGGAACAAAGGGAACAAATACCCACGAAGGCATGCACATTCAAAAAGGGATAGAGATCCTCGAATCTGCGCGTCTTCGTGGTAAAGAAGCTCCGATACATGCGGGCAGTTTGGCTCGCACATCATCCCGATGCCTACAGCAGAAAACGAGCCCAGCTGCGGCAATTTGCACAAAGCCCTGAAAGCCTGTATACTAGCGAAGGCAATTTTTTGCACTATTCCACGCGGAGGGGGGGTGAACATTACGCTTCCACCGGCCCACAGCCCTGTGAGCCGTGCTGGACGTAGAGCTTATGCGAATCGAGCGACGAGACGGCGAGACCGTCGACCAGCTGCTGCGGCGCTTCAACAAGATTGTTGTGGCGGAGCGCATCACCAAGACCTACCGCGAGAAGATGCACTTCATCTCGAAAAGCGAGCAGCGCAAAGAGAAGGCGCGCCGTGCAGAGCGCAACCGCCGCAAGCGGATGGCCCCCGCGCGTTAGCTTTTGAACCTTTTGCAAAGCGCTCAGGATTCCGCGTAAGCGTGCAGTCCTGGGCGTTTTGTTATCCACCTAGCTACCACTTGAGACCCCAGCAGAGCCGAGCGCGGCTCTTCCCGACCCAATAGAATCTGGCGCCAAACGACAGACTACGAAAAAAAACATCAAGGCTGCGTTCATATGTTTGACAAACTAGCAAGTGTTGAGGCCCGCTACAACGAGCTAAGCGAGCTGATGGCTCGCCCCGAGGTGGTGAGCGACCACCAGCGGCTCCAGCAGATCGCCCGCGAGCAGCGCGACATGGAGGATGTGGTCAACACCTACCGCCAGCGCAGCAAGCTGCAGAGCGACCTAGAAAGCGCCAAGGCGCTGCTGGATGAGGAGAGCGACGCCGAGCTGCGCGCCATGGCCCAGGAGGAGGTCGCCACCCTGCGCGACCAGATCGCCGCCATCGACGAAGAGCTGAAGGTGCTGCTGCTGCCGCGCGACCCGAACGACTCGAAGAACGTGATCATCGAGATCCGCCAGGGCGAGGGCGGCGACGAGGCGGCGCTGTTCGCATCCGACCTGTTCCGCATGTACACGCGCTACGCCGAGGTGCGGGGCTGGAAGATCGATGTGGTCAACGCCAACGAGAACGGCATCGGCGGCCTCAAAGAGGTCTCGTTCGAGATCCAGGGCGACGGCGCGTACAGCCGCCTGAAGTACGAGGGCGGCGTGCACCGCGTCCAGCGCGTGCCGGCCACCGAGGCGCGCGGGCGTATCCACACGTCCACTTCGACGGTAGCAGTGCTGCCAGAGGTGGAGGAGACCGACATCGAGATCAAGGCCGAGGACTACGAGGTGGATGTCTACCGCTCGGGCGGCCACGGCGGCCAGGGCGTCAACACCACCGACTCGGCAGTGCGCATCCGCTACAAGCCTGGCACCCCCGAGGAGATGATCGTGACCTGCCAGGACAGCCGGTCGCAGATCAAGAACAAGGCTTCGGCGCTGGCCGTGCTGCGCG contains:
- the rpsU gene encoding 30S ribosomal protein S21, with protein sequence MRIERRDGETVDQLLRRFNKIVVAERITKTYREKMHFISKSEQRKEKARRAERNRRKRMAPAR
- a CDS encoding dihydroorotase — protein: MRYLIKNGNIIDPARRIATVGNILIEDGKVSQLFDLADLNMTAEPTGEVEVINARGSIVAPGFIDLHTYLGEPGEEHRETIESATQAAARGGFTTLCAMPATQPAIDSAGTARYVREIARQRGAVRVDLIGAITQGRSGERLTEMAELAEAGCVAFSDAGHTVSDPAVMRNALSYAAMLNLPVMAHCEDTRLTKGWAMHEGTISTRLGLQGYPSSAEEVMIARDIALAELTGAHIHICHVSTAGGVALIRNAKERGIRVTAEVTPYHLTLSDRWVLGSLAQSTPPTGPAPAPEGKKRKRAKKSEPGLGLPSWFDPTLLPPYDSSTRVNPPLRSEEDVEALLEGLRDGTIDAIATNHMPQSMVEKDVEYRLAAPGISSLETALGLMLSLVHRAEIDLVDMVAKLTEGPASVLDRTPATLRPGAVADIVIFDTDQTWMVDPKDFASKGRNTPLAGQQLKGQVMMTMVGGEIAFRRGNFGVGTGMLRQASKLEGILDDADKD
- the pyrR gene encoding bifunctional pyr operon transcriptional regulator/uracil phosphoribosyltransferase PyrR; translated protein: MNEKQILSVDDIRRAITRIGHEIAERNEGVRNVVLVGIRRRGVPLAQRIAATLLDFEGVKVPVGTLDITLYRDDLALRGPAPVVHSTSIPLDITGRVVVLVDDVLYTGRTVRAALDALSDLGRPERTQLAVLVDRGHRELPIRADFVGKNVPTSSEERIETKLQEIDHVDDGVFIVR
- a CDS encoding aspartate carbamoyltransferase catalytic subunit; this encodes MPAKNTTTVPAPEAAPRRRHVLDLDDFSAAEIAEVLETTASMKEVLGRSIKQVPALRGKNVVNMFFEDSTRTRISFELAARSLSANVVSMSAKGSSVEKGESLMDTMRTLQALGADVIVMRHSEAGAPYFLAQHFHGSILNAGDGRHAHPTQGLLDLFTIQERFGRIEGLKVVIVGDILHSRVARSDLWGLTKMGAQVTLCAPPTLLGPTAFWLATWPDVTITSNLDEAIAGADVVMTLRLQKERQQAGLLPSLREYNRLFAITPERMAKAAPEAIVMHPGPMNEGVEIMPEVAVSSQSVIETQVTNGVAVRMALLYRLAGE
- the prfA gene encoding peptide chain release factor 1, with the translated sequence MFDKLASVEARYNELSELMARPEVVSDHQRLQQIAREQRDMEDVVNTYRQRSKLQSDLESAKALLDEESDAELRAMAQEEVATLRDQIAAIDEELKVLLLPRDPNDSKNVIIEIRQGEGGDEAALFASDLFRMYTRYAEVRGWKIDVVNANENGIGGLKEVSFEIQGDGAYSRLKYEGGVHRVQRVPATEARGRIHTSTSTVAVLPEVEETDIEIKAEDYEVDVYRSGGHGGQGVNTTDSAVRIRYKPGTPEEMIVTCQDSRSQIKNKASALAVLRARLYAQQEEKRRKELGENRLAQVGTGERAEKIRTYNFPQDRITDHRIGQNFSNIPGALDGNIDRIIDALIVFDNTQRLESIGTE